The following nucleotide sequence is from Fructobacillus americanaquae.
ACTTAAAGGGGCTTGCCAAGCAAAATATCCACACCAAGCTACTGGCTGACAAGAACATCGCCCTGATTTTTGAAAAAAACTCAACACGAACTCTATCAGCTTTTACTACGGCTGCCAACGAACTAGGTGCCCACCCCGTTTTTTTGGGCAAGGATGAAATCCACTTATTCCACAAAGAATCGATTGAAGATACAGCGAAAGTCTTGGGTTCAATGTACGACGCGATTGAATTCCGCGGTTTTCGTCAATCAAGCGTTGAAGCCTTGGCTAAGTACTCTGGCGTTCCCGTCTGGAACGGGCTGACGGATGACTGGCACCCAACGCAAACAATTCCTGATCTGATGACCATCAAGGAAAACTTCGGTCACTTAGCTGGCTTAAAGGTCGCCTACCTCGGTGATGGTCGCAACAACGTTGCCCACTCATTACTAGTCGGTTGCGCCATGGCCGGTATCAACGTTGCCATCGTTAGTCCGGAATCATTGCAACCGGCTGCCGAAGTCGTAGAAATTGCCCAAGGTTATGCCAAGGAAACTGGTACCGAAATCACCATCACTGCTGATTTGGCCACCGGCTTACAGGATGCCAACGTTGTCACAACCGACGTTTGGGTTTCCATGGGTGAAGATAACTGGAAGGAACGAATCGACTTGCTCCTGCCCTACCAGGTCAACATGAACGCTTTGGCCATGACCGGTCACCTCGAGGACGGTCAGTTGATTACCCTTCACTGCTTACCAGCCTTCCACGACCTGCGCACTGAAGTTGGTAAGGAAGTTTATGTCAAGTACGGTCTCAAGGAAATGGAAATCACCGACGAGGTCTTCCAAAGCCAATACGGACGCCAGTTCGATGAGGCCGAAAACCGTAAACACGGTATTAAGGCGATGATGGCCGCCACGCTTGGGACCCACTTTATTCCAAAGATTTAATGGTACCAGCCAAGCCAGAAATTGATCTTCACGGCCAGAACCAAAACCTAGTAATACAGAAAGGACACTTGCTATGAATGCCGCAATTACAGGCGTTACCGGTTATGCCGGCATGCAACTTTACGCCCTCTTACAAGAACACCCCGAAGTTGAAACCATCAACGTCTACCAACACGATTTGGACGATGCTATTCCACTTGTCGACCTCAACTCTCGTTTGAACCTGCCACATCCCCAACTAGCTTACCCATATGATAGCCAAGAAATCATGGCCAACAACGACCTGATTTTCCTTGCAACACCGGCCGGGGTCGCCATCAACTTAGCCGTCCCCTTCTTGAAGGCCAATTTCCCAGTCATTGATCTTTCAGGTGACTTCCGCCTCAAGGACCCAGCCGAATATGAAAAGTGGTATCATCTCAGCCCAGCTAAGGAAACTGATTTGCAAAACGCCTACTACGGCCTGGCCGACATTTACGAAAATCCGGGGGCCGCATACATCGCCAACCCCGGCTGCTATGCAACGGCAACCCTTTTAGGATTAGCACCTGCCGTCATGGGCGATTTGATTGAACCCGACTCAATTGTCGTCGATGCTAAATCAGGATTGTCCGGTGCTGGCAAGTCCCTGAGCTCATCATCACACTTTAGCCGATCAAACGAAAACTTACAGATTTATAAGGCTAATCAGCACAAGCATATTCCAGAAATCTTAGCTGAACTTAAGAAGTGGAACCCAAGGGTACAACACCTACAATTCATGACGACCCTGGTCCCAATTGACCGCGGTATTATGGCCACGATTTATACCAAGGTAAAGCCCGGCATCGACGAAATGGCTATCCTCAACTACTACCATGACCTCTACGACGAAGATCCATTCGTTCAAATCTGTGATGATTACCTCCCAGATATCAAGTCCGTCATCGGGACCAATAACTGCAAAATTGGGCTGACCTTTAATCCCGTGACGGGTTACCTGACCATCGACGCCGTCATTGACAATATGCTCAAGGGGGCCGCCGGTCAAGCTATTCAAAACATGAACCAGTTGCTGAACTATCCGGTGACTACTGGACTGGAATTAACAGCCTTGGCCTTTTAAAGACCGAGAATACCGTCAGACTTGTTAAGATTTCTGGCGGGATTGCTTCTATGCTCCACTAGCTTCACAGCATGGTCCAATCAATGGCCACAAAGCCCTTGATTAACCGACTAACCTTGCCGGCACTTAGACCAACAACAGCAAAGACAAAAGTCCCTCTTTATATAGTAGAAAAGGAGAACTGCTCATGCAAGCAATTGACTTTACCTGGCCCAAAGGTTTCCAAAC
It contains:
- the argF gene encoding ornithine carbamoyltransferase, with protein sequence MTTTTFFQNQFYGKSILKETDLSVNELNYLVDYGLHLKGLAKQNIHTKLLADKNIALIFEKNSTRTLSAFTTAANELGAHPVFLGKDEIHLFHKESIEDTAKVLGSMYDAIEFRGFRQSSVEALAKYSGVPVWNGLTDDWHPTQTIPDLMTIKENFGHLAGLKVAYLGDGRNNVAHSLLVGCAMAGINVAIVSPESLQPAAEVVEIAQGYAKETGTEITITADLATGLQDANVVTTDVWVSMGEDNWKERIDLLLPYQVNMNALAMTGHLEDGQLITLHCLPAFHDLRTEVGKEVYVKYGLKEMEITDEVFQSQYGRQFDEAENRKHGIKAMMAATLGTHFIPKI
- the argC gene encoding N-acetyl-gamma-glutamyl-phosphate reductase, which produces MNAAITGVTGYAGMQLYALLQEHPEVETINVYQHDLDDAIPLVDLNSRLNLPHPQLAYPYDSQEIMANNDLIFLATPAGVAINLAVPFLKANFPVIDLSGDFRLKDPAEYEKWYHLSPAKETDLQNAYYGLADIYENPGAAYIANPGCYATATLLGLAPAVMGDLIEPDSIVVDAKSGLSGAGKSLSSSSHFSRSNENLQIYKANQHKHIPEILAELKKWNPRVQHLQFMTTLVPIDRGIMATIYTKVKPGIDEMAILNYYHDLYDEDPFVQICDDYLPDIKSVIGTNNCKIGLTFNPVTGYLTIDAVIDNMLKGAAGQAIQNMNQLLNYPVTTGLELTALAF